In Myxococcus stipitatus, the following are encoded in one genomic region:
- a CDS encoding tetratricopeptide repeat protein, which yields MHWVFLVACLAGASDAAQPSTLTLAQSQPSSPSPASLSDALALEAGGDDTGALQAVESLVRAKPQWELPRLEAARLLLKLGGSLDQAQAHLDVATQVAPSNPRAWYLQGLLWEERGQHVQAARAYETAVQHRASYEEARFRLGGLWAAQGDLLKAELHYRYLARLKPEWVQVRLQLAEVLEKQERLLDAETELLAARGFQPDSPLVLRRLADFYERTDRPQLAAKVRKSMEPQEKRRMRALKPSRR from the coding sequence ATGCACTGGGTTTTCCTGGTGGCTTGCCTGGCGGGCGCCTCCGACGCCGCGCAGCCTTCCACCCTGACGCTGGCGCAGTCCCAGCCCTCGTCCCCCTCGCCCGCGTCGCTCTCCGACGCCCTGGCGCTGGAGGCGGGAGGGGATGACACCGGCGCACTCCAAGCCGTCGAGTCCCTGGTCCGGGCAAAACCCCAGTGGGAATTGCCTCGACTGGAGGCGGCCCGGCTGCTGCTGAAGCTGGGCGGCTCCCTCGACCAGGCCCAGGCCCATCTGGATGTCGCGACCCAGGTGGCTCCCTCCAACCCCCGCGCCTGGTACCTCCAGGGCCTCTTGTGGGAGGAGCGCGGGCAGCACGTCCAGGCCGCGCGGGCGTACGAGACGGCGGTGCAACACCGCGCGTCCTACGAGGAAGCCCGCTTCCGGCTCGGTGGCTTGTGGGCCGCGCAGGGAGACCTGCTCAAGGCGGAGCTCCACTATCGCTACCTGGCCCGGCTGAAGCCTGAGTGGGTGCAGGTGCGCCTGCAGCTGGCGGAGGTTCTCGAGAAGCAGGAGCGACTCTTGGATGCTGAGACTGAGCTTCTCGCGGCCCGGGGCTTTCAGCCCGACAGCCCGTTGGTGCTCCGCCGGCTCGCCGACTTCTACGAGCGGACCGACCGCCCCCAACTGGCGGCGAAGGTGCGCAAATCCATGGAGCCGCAAGAGAAGCGGCGCATGCGAGCGCTCAAGCCGTCGCGTCGCTGA
- a CDS encoding endonuclease MutS2: MTVQISEKTLEDLGFADVLRALTQRCRTEPGRERVLARPFLDTAEQVSEALALVAESRALSQEQFSLPLGGVVDLRIPVGHAAKGGTLEPRQLIDAAQLLFAFVRTREALDDRRERVPRLMDIARRLPILESLARRIDQCFEPDGEISDRASPELREARDRARGLHRRIKTRLDEMLHDTNFVSKLRENYYTLRNGRYVVPVVSNYRAEIDGIVHNASQTGQTLFMEPQAMVGLGNDLAIAQSVVLEEERRVLQELSEQLGRESDRILEGLDAVAELDEAEAVAILSADLAANTPAFEGVTDLELRLLRHPRLVLKGTEVVANDVTLNGGAKALVVSGPNAGGKTVTLTGVGLCALMLRAGLPIPVAEGSKMPLYRSVHSTVGDSQDLAQGLSTFSAHVVMLRDIIAVAGEGSLVMIDEIAADTDPREGAAIAIAVLEDLLAKGAVALVTTHLEELKALAHMDPRFLNARVGFDSKRMAPTYRLQMGAAGQSSAIEVAARVGLPERVCERARSLTLNAGGPLAQALAAAEEERRKLSEELERAREASKEAEALRAELEKQKQTFERERRAKMMQFNEDVHAASEHAASEVRELLTKLRAEQNEKALSEARLQLLQRAEDAQKRAQAAKAELFQVEAPGPANLKVGAWVHHSGLGRDVEILELADGFAVVSAGGAMKMRVPSTELSGSRSRKPQQSKFPERQKQDAALKRAATAAPSQVEATNFRCDVRGMRADDALAEVESFLDRGMRSGEEAALIVHGHGTGALKQALRDYLANSPYIRMYRPGESHEGGDGVTVVALRS; the protein is encoded by the coding sequence ATGACCGTGCAGATATCCGAAAAGACGCTGGAAGACCTCGGTTTCGCGGATGTCCTTCGGGCACTCACGCAGCGCTGTCGGACGGAGCCAGGACGGGAGCGAGTGCTCGCCCGTCCGTTCCTCGACACGGCGGAGCAGGTCTCGGAGGCACTGGCCCTGGTGGCCGAGTCGCGGGCCCTCTCCCAAGAGCAGTTCTCCCTCCCCCTCGGTGGCGTGGTGGACCTGCGCATCCCCGTGGGGCATGCGGCCAAGGGGGGAACGTTAGAACCCCGGCAGCTCATCGACGCCGCGCAGCTCCTGTTCGCGTTCGTCCGCACACGTGAGGCGCTGGACGACCGCCGGGAGCGAGTCCCCCGCCTGATGGACATCGCCCGCAGGCTCCCCATCCTCGAGTCCCTGGCACGGCGAATCGACCAGTGCTTCGAGCCGGACGGTGAGATCTCCGACCGGGCCAGTCCGGAGTTGCGCGAGGCCCGAGACCGCGCGAGGGGCCTGCATCGGCGCATCAAGACGCGTCTGGACGAGATGCTCCACGACACGAACTTCGTCTCGAAGCTCCGCGAGAACTACTACACGCTCCGCAACGGGCGGTACGTGGTGCCGGTGGTGTCGAACTACCGCGCGGAGATCGACGGCATCGTCCACAACGCGAGCCAGACGGGCCAGACGCTCTTCATGGAGCCGCAGGCCATGGTGGGCCTGGGCAACGACCTGGCCATCGCGCAGTCGGTGGTGCTGGAGGAGGAGCGGCGGGTGCTCCAGGAGCTGAGCGAGCAGCTCGGCCGGGAGTCGGACCGCATCCTCGAGGGGCTCGATGCCGTCGCCGAGTTGGACGAGGCGGAGGCGGTGGCCATCCTCTCCGCGGACCTGGCGGCGAACACACCCGCGTTCGAGGGGGTGACGGACCTGGAGCTGCGGCTGCTGCGCCATCCTCGCCTCGTGCTGAAGGGCACGGAGGTGGTGGCCAACGACGTGACGCTCAATGGCGGCGCGAAGGCGTTGGTGGTGTCGGGCCCCAACGCGGGCGGCAAGACGGTGACGCTGACGGGCGTGGGGCTGTGCGCGCTGATGCTGCGCGCGGGCCTGCCGATTCCGGTGGCGGAAGGCTCGAAGATGCCGCTGTACCGCTCCGTGCACTCCACGGTGGGCGACTCACAGGACCTGGCGCAGGGACTGTCCACGTTCAGCGCTCACGTCGTGATGCTGCGGGACATCATCGCGGTGGCCGGCGAAGGCTCACTGGTGATGATTGATGAAATCGCCGCCGACACGGACCCTCGCGAGGGTGCGGCCATCGCCATCGCGGTGCTCGAGGACCTGCTGGCGAAGGGAGCGGTGGCGCTGGTGACCACGCACCTGGAGGAACTCAAGGCCCTGGCGCACATGGATCCGCGCTTCCTGAACGCGCGGGTGGGCTTCGACTCGAAGCGGATGGCGCCGACGTATCGGCTGCAGATGGGCGCCGCGGGTCAGTCCTCCGCCATCGAGGTGGCGGCGCGAGTGGGCCTGCCGGAGCGCGTGTGTGAGCGGGCGCGGTCGCTGACGTTGAACGCGGGTGGCCCGCTGGCCCAGGCGCTGGCCGCGGCCGAGGAGGAGCGTCGCAAGCTCTCCGAGGAGCTGGAGCGGGCACGAGAAGCTTCGAAGGAAGCCGAGGCGCTGCGCGCGGAGTTGGAGAAGCAGAAGCAGACCTTCGAGCGCGAGCGCCGCGCGAAGATGATGCAGTTCAACGAGGACGTGCACGCGGCGAGCGAGCACGCGGCCTCGGAGGTGCGCGAGCTGTTGACGAAGCTGCGCGCCGAGCAGAACGAGAAGGCGCTGTCGGAGGCGCGGCTGCAGTTGTTGCAGCGGGCGGAGGATGCGCAGAAGCGTGCGCAGGCCGCGAAGGCGGAGCTGTTCCAGGTGGAGGCCCCGGGGCCAGCGAACCTGAAGGTCGGGGCCTGGGTCCACCACTCCGGGCTGGGCCGGGACGTGGAGATCCTGGAGCTGGCGGATGGGTTCGCGGTGGTGTCCGCGGGTGGGGCCATGAAGATGCGCGTGCCCAGCACGGAGCTCTCGGGCTCACGTTCGCGCAAGCCGCAGCAGTCGAAGTTCCCGGAGCGGCAGAAGCAGGATGCGGCCTTGAAGCGCGCGGCGACGGCGGCCCCCTCGCAGGTGGAAGCGACGAACTTCCGCTGCGACGTGCGCGGCATGCGCGCGGACGACGCACTCGCGGAGGTGGAGTCTTTCCTGGACCGGGGCATGCGCAGCGGAGAGGAAGCCGCGCTCATCGTCCACGGACATGGGACGGGGGCACTCAAGCAGGCCCTGCGGGACTACCTGGCGAACTCGCCGTACATCCGCATGTATCGCCCGGGCGAGAGCCACGAGGGCGGCGACGGCGTCACCGTGGTGGCGCTGCGCTCCTGA